The Marinobacter szutsaonensis sequence CTGGTTCAGGGGTACGACTCTGTTGCCCTTAAGGCAGATGTCGAACTCGGCGGTACCGATCAGAAGTTCAATTTGCTGATGGGGCGGATCCTGCAGAAGCATTACGGTCAGGAGCCTCAGGTAATTCTGACCATGCCGATTCTGGAGGGGCTGGATGGTGTCCAGAAGATGTCCAAGTCCCTGGGCAACTACGTCGGTGTAAACGATGCGCCCGGTGAAATGTATACCAAGCTCCTATCCATGCCGGATGAGCTGTTGTGGCGTTACTTTGAGTTGTTGAGCTTCCGGCCGCTGGCTGAAGTGGGAGAGTTCCGCAAGGCTGTAGAAGGCGGTGCCAATCCCCAGGACTACAAGAAATTGCTGGCGGAAGAGATCATCACCCGTTTCCATGGCGAGGAGGCCGCGAAGACGGCGCACAAGTCTGCCGGTAACCGGGTCGAGCTTGGTGAGATTCCGGAGAATGTACCGGAAGTGAAGGTGTCTCTCGAAGGGCAGAGTGAAATCCCGATGGCTGCCGTTCTTCGTCTGGCTGGCCTGGTAAAGAATGGTGCGGCCGCCAGGGACGTCCTCGGACGGGGAGCTGTCTATGTAGATGGCAAGCAATTCGAGGGCGATCGCATGTTTGTAGAGGGTGATGACTGCGTCATCCAGGCCGGTAAGAAGAAAATTGCCAGGGTTTTGA is a genomic window containing:
- the tyrS gene encoding tyrosine--tRNA ligase, which produces MASIDEALAVIKRGVDELIPEEELVEKLKQGRPLRIKAGFDPTAPDLHLGHTVLINKLRQFQDLGHEIIFLIGDFTGMIGDPTGKSATRPPLTEEQVRENAVSYKEQVFKILDREKTHVVFNSDWMSKMTAADMIKLAGQYTVARMLERDDFTKRYRAEQAIAIHEFLYPLVQGYDSVALKADVELGGTDQKFNLLMGRILQKHYGQEPQVILTMPILEGLDGVQKMSKSLGNYVGVNDAPGEMYTKLLSMPDELLWRYFELLSFRPLAEVGEFRKAVEGGANPQDYKKLLAEEIITRFHGEEAAKTAHKSAGNRVELGEIPENVPEVKVSLEGQSEIPMAAVLRLAGLVKNGAAARDVLGRGAVYVDGKQFEGDRMFVEGDDCVIQAGKKKIARVLITA